In Lactococcus garvieae subsp. garvieae, the following proteins share a genomic window:
- a CDS encoding universal stress protein, with amino-acid sequence MEKQYHNILVALDGSDQSYNAVHEAITLAKRNNAKLHVLTVKDMEHHYGMTGFGIVENPEIDMMAQDILKKAAEIIGDEVPYDSYEIVGAPKHMIVQFAGDKKMDLIVIGATGAGMINKLMLGSTTQFVVNHAPCNVLVVK; translated from the coding sequence ATGGAAAAACAATATCACAATATTTTAGTTGCACTAGATGGTTCAGATCAATCTTATAATGCCGTACATGAGGCAATTACTTTGGCAAAGAGAAACAATGCAAAACTTCATGTTTTGACTGTTAAGGATATGGAACATCATTACGGAATGACCGGTTTTGGTATCGTCGAAAATCCTGAAATTGATATGATGGCACAAGATATTTTGAAGAAAGCAGCGGAGATTATCGGTGATGAAGTACCTTATGACAGTTATGAAATTGTTGGTGCGCCCAAACATATGATTGTCCAATTTGCCGGAGACAAGAAGATGGATTTGATTGTTATTGGCGCAACTGGGGCAGGGATGATTAATAAACTCATGTTAGGTTCAACCACACAGTTTGTTGTAAATCATGCACCATGCAATGTCTTGGTCGTTAAATAG
- the secA gene encoding preprotein translocase subunit SecA translates to MYKKLLRKINNLSELVMKFSDKELKNKTDELKKRISNNEKEIDIIAEAFAVVREADRRVLGLYPTDEQVLGALALYEGQIAEMKTGEGKSLVATLPLYLKALYLDTVFLVTTNDYLASRDFERIGAVYQWLGLEVADGTSDPEEEEFDVKKRQEVYAANIIYISNGTLAFDFLIDGLAEKREEKFISKLTYALLDEVDEILLDSAQMPLIISGAPKVQSNYFENTNAFITILKKEIDFKLDEEQKNVWLTEKGIIKAKKYFSISNLLDQQFFTLYQHIILALKAHHTLKRDRDYLVEEGEVKLLDRKDGRILEGSNLQNGLHQAIEAKEFVELSNETQTISSITYQNLFRQFQQLAGMSGTAKVAENEFINTYNLPVKMIKTHKKSIRVDHKPKSYTNFAAKLEASLEKISSLHAEGRPVLVITGSVDASELYSLNLLNRGIPHNILNAKSSSKEAQIISEAGQVGAVTVSTSMAGRGTDIKISEEASEKGGLAVVITERMLNRRIELQAKGRAGRQGEPGDTYTFESLEDDVIKNFVQESIQAYYEKYKEVTRPIRNYKVKHAFMKAQKISEQNGYDERIKALQFDEVLRLQKEQVNKKRQEIMELRSVSEALLIVNQSAEIVVNEYFSTSERQTSRSIQRFILDHIDYNFKNVNEEYLKTNELKQLYIRHILKENLQVKREKIGDDRAFLQYLQITMLKAIDNAWSNQVDAMNQLRFVVQSRSTAQKKPIAEFEKEAQRSYQQRQSEVSLLILKNAALSLLDIKKGELIVTFP, encoded by the coding sequence GTGTATAAGAAGCTACTAAGAAAAATAAATAATTTATCAGAACTTGTAATGAAATTTAGTGACAAAGAACTCAAAAATAAAACTGATGAATTAAAAAAACGTATTTCAAATAATGAGAAAGAAATTGATATTATTGCCGAGGCATTTGCAGTAGTTCGCGAAGCAGATAGAAGGGTGCTGGGTTTATATCCTACAGATGAACAAGTTCTAGGAGCTCTAGCCCTTTATGAGGGGCAGATTGCTGAGATGAAGACTGGGGAAGGAAAGAGCTTAGTGGCTACTTTACCTCTTTATTTAAAAGCGCTGTATCTGGACACAGTCTTTCTAGTGACAACGAATGACTACTTGGCCAGTAGGGACTTTGAACGTATAGGTGCGGTTTACCAATGGTTAGGGTTAGAAGTCGCAGATGGTACGAGTGATCCTGAGGAAGAAGAATTTGATGTGAAAAAAAGGCAAGAAGTTTATGCTGCAAATATTATATATATTTCAAATGGAACTTTAGCTTTTGATTTTTTGATTGATGGCTTGGCTGAAAAAAGAGAAGAGAAATTTATATCGAAGTTAACTTATGCCCTTTTAGATGAGGTGGATGAAATTCTCCTAGACAGTGCGCAAATGCCTTTGATTATCTCAGGTGCGCCAAAAGTTCAGTCCAATTATTTTGAAAACACGAATGCTTTCATTACGATACTCAAAAAAGAAATCGATTTTAAGTTGGACGAAGAACAGAAAAATGTTTGGTTAACAGAAAAAGGCATTATAAAAGCAAAGAAATATTTTTCGATTTCAAATCTTCTTGACCAACAATTCTTTACGCTCTACCAACATATTATATTGGCATTAAAAGCACATCATACATTAAAACGAGACCGAGATTATCTTGTGGAAGAGGGTGAAGTTAAACTGCTTGACCGAAAAGATGGACGAATTTTAGAAGGGTCGAATCTACAAAATGGTTTACACCAAGCTATAGAAGCAAAAGAATTTGTTGAATTAAGTAATGAAACACAGACAATCTCATCTATAACTTACCAAAATTTATTTCGTCAGTTTCAACAGTTGGCTGGCATGTCAGGTACAGCAAAAGTTGCAGAAAATGAATTTATCAATACCTATAATCTCCCAGTAAAAATGATAAAAACGCATAAAAAAAGTATCCGAGTCGACCACAAACCGAAAAGCTACACAAATTTTGCGGCTAAATTAGAAGCAAGTCTTGAAAAAATATCTTCCTTACATGCAGAGGGACGTCCTGTTCTCGTCATTACAGGGTCTGTTGATGCCTCAGAACTTTATTCTTTGAATTTACTTAATAGAGGAATTCCTCATAATATTCTTAATGCGAAGAGTAGCTCTAAAGAAGCACAAATTATTTCTGAAGCAGGTCAGGTCGGAGCGGTGACTGTTTCTACCTCTATGGCTGGTCGAGGGACGGATATTAAGATATCGGAAGAAGCTAGTGAAAAAGGAGGGCTTGCAGTTGTTATCACTGAGCGGATGTTAAATAGGCGTATTGAATTACAAGCCAAGGGGAGAGCAGGCAGGCAGGGGGAACCTGGAGATACTTATACCTTTGAGTCCCTAGAAGATGATGTGATTAAAAATTTCGTTCAAGAAAGCATACAAGCTTACTATGAAAAATATAAAGAAGTTACAAGACCAATTCGTAATTATAAGGTAAAACATGCTTTTATGAAAGCTCAAAAAATTTCAGAGCAAAACGGCTATGATGAGCGAATAAAGGCGCTCCAATTTGATGAAGTTTTACGCCTGCAAAAAGAGCAAGTAAATAAGAAGCGTCAAGAAATTATGGAACTTAGAAGTGTTTCTGAAGCTTTATTAATAGTAAATCAGAGTGCAGAAATTGTCGTTAATGAGTATTTTTCAACTTCAGAGAGACAGACATCACGGAGTATACAGCGTTTTATTTTAGATCATATTGATTATAATTTTAAAAATGTTAATGAAGAATACCTGAAAACAAATGAACTTAAACAATTGTATATAAGGCATATTTTAAAAGAAAATCTTCAAGTAAAAAGAGAAAAAATTGGTGATGATAGAGCTTTTCTTCAATATTTACAGATTACAATGTTGAAAGCTATAGATAATGCTTGGAGTAATCAAGTAGACGCAATGAATCAACTTCGTTTTGTTGTGCAAAGTCGATCGACAGCACAGAAAAAGCCAATTGCTGAATTTGAAAAAGAGGCCCAAAGAAGTTACCAACAAAGACAAAGTGAAGTCTCATTGCTCATTCTAAAAAATGCTGCATTAAGTTTGCTAGATATTAAGAAAGGGGAACTTATAGTAACTTTTCCTTAG
- a CDS encoding cation diffusion facilitator family transporter, whose protein sequence is MENKRYKELKIAEKGAWISISAYIILAFTKIFMGIFANSEALRADGLNNFTDVIASISVLIGLKLARKPKDDNHRYGHWKFENIASMITSFIMLMVGLEVLYSSFEKIVNNSFTPPNPLSALVGIGSALIMVAVYIYNSRLAKKVNSQALMAAAKDNLSDAYTSIGAAIAIAASYLHFYILDTIAAFIIGIIIIKTAIDIFRESSFTLSDGFPEEDLEKYKKYILEIPGVRGVPFLRGRTYGANIFLDIVIYVDAQLSVAESHLITEEIERQLSEKFEVFDVDVHVEPFSD, encoded by the coding sequence ATGGAAAATAAGAGATACAAAGAACTGAAAATCGCTGAGAAAGGCGCGTGGATTAGTATTTCAGCATATATCATTTTAGCCTTTACAAAGATATTTATGGGAATATTTGCAAATTCGGAAGCCTTGCGTGCGGATGGCTTGAACAACTTTACAGATGTGATTGCCTCAATATCCGTACTTATAGGCCTGAAACTTGCCCGAAAACCAAAGGATGATAATCATCGTTATGGGCATTGGAAATTTGAGAATATTGCGAGCATGATTACGTCTTTTATCATGCTTATGGTTGGGCTCGAAGTTTTATATTCTTCTTTTGAAAAGATTGTAAATAATTCTTTTACACCACCAAATCCCTTATCTGCGTTAGTCGGTATCGGTTCTGCTTTGATCATGGTGGCTGTGTATATCTATAACAGCAGATTAGCGAAAAAAGTTAATTCGCAAGCCTTGATGGCAGCAGCAAAAGATAATTTAAGTGATGCTTATACATCAATTGGTGCGGCTATAGCAATCGCCGCCTCTTATCTTCACTTTTATATTTTAGATACGATAGCGGCTTTTATTATTGGTATTATTATTATCAAAACGGCTATTGATATTTTCAGAGAGAGTAGTTTTACGTTATCGGATGGTTTTCCTGAAGAAGATTTGGAAAAGTATAAGAAGTATATTTTAGAAATTCCTGGGGTGAGGGGTGTCCCTTTTCTTAGAGGAAGAACTTATGGTGCCAATATTTTTCTAGACATCGTCATCTATGTGGATGCTCAACTTTCGGTTGCGGAAAGTCACTTGATTACTGAAGAAATAGAGCGGCAGTTGTCCGAAAAGTTTGAAGTTTTTGATGTTGACGTACATGTTGAACCCTTTTCCGACTAA
- a CDS encoding CHAP domain-containing protein: MADLLALASAKLGQTVDMDGMYGGQCMDLIVYVVQTAYGVHMGGNAIDTGSASNIAALQNAGVKVQRITNHGELQRGDIVVFSDGSYGHVAIVEEPTRPTLVQQNMNGRQYVTRDSFAWSEYIGLSFAYGLRLGDSTPKPDPDPQPEEEEEMIKLTVRKDNAGGGTTGYLYNGAFVVGGSTGKYNTIYQKLKMMENDGLIKPIKNEISTAEYQALCEVYPSHKNNK, encoded by the coding sequence ATGGCAGACTTATTGGCATTAGCATCAGCTAAGCTTGGCCAAACTGTAGATATGGATGGCATGTACGGTGGTCAATGTATGGACTTGATTGTCTATGTTGTTCAAACTGCATATGGTGTTCATATGGGCGGTAATGCTATTGATACTGGGAGTGCAAGTAATATTGCTGCTTTGCAAAATGCAGGAGTAAAAGTTCAACGTATTACAAACCATGGAGAACTCCAACGGGGAGATATAGTAGTCTTTTCGGATGGAAGTTACGGTCACGTTGCAATCGTCGAAGAACCTACACGCCCAACACTTGTTCAACAAAATATGAATGGACGACAATATGTAACACGAGATAGTTTTGCATGGTCAGAATATATTGGCTTGTCGTTTGCATACGGATTACGTTTAGGAGATTCTACTCCAAAACCAGATCCAGACCCACAACCAGAGGAGGAAGAAGAAATGATTAAATTGACAGTAAGAAAAGATAACGCAGGCGGAGGTACAACTGGGTATCTCTATAATGGGGCATTTGTAGTAGGTGGTAGTACTGGTAAATACAATACTATTTATCAAAAATTAAAAATGATGGAAAATGACGGTTTGATCAAACCTATTAAAAATGAAATTTCTACGGCTGAATACCAAGCATTATGTGAAGTATATCCATCACATAAAAACAATAAATAA
- a CDS encoding VTT domain-containing protein — protein MVEKMLNWVASLPLWQATLFLFIVVFFRAQMTFGLGKLIHMGILKTKWGKKAEKSEENRAGMLALQKYGWPVIPLSFLTVGFQTVVQLAAGMLDWKWSKYTLVALPGYLTWGFVYAAGGLTLFRSIANGSIGLLILFVIIVLLLWSVGTFLVKKLKPNA, from the coding sequence ATGGTTGAAAAGATGCTGAATTGGGTGGCAAGTTTGCCCCTCTGGCAAGCCACCTTGTTCTTGTTTATTGTTGTTTTCTTTAGAGCACAAATGACCTTTGGTCTAGGAAAACTCATTCATATGGGAATATTGAAGACAAAATGGGGTAAAAAGGCAGAGAAATCCGAAGAAAATCGAGCAGGAATGCTCGCTCTTCAAAAATATGGATGGCCTGTTATACCTTTGAGTTTCTTGACAGTTGGTTTTCAAACTGTCGTACAGCTTGCGGCTGGCATGTTAGATTGGAAATGGAGCAAGTACACACTTGTAGCCCTTCCAGGCTATTTAACTTGGGGCTTTGTCTACGCTGCAGGAGGCCTGACCTTATTCCGCTCGATTGCTAATGGCTCAATTGGCTTATTGATTCTTTTTGTTATTATCGTATTATTACTTTGGAGTGTTGGGACATTTTTAGTGAAAAAACTTAAACCTAATGCATAA
- a CDS encoding DUF1398 family protein encodes MISKNIQRAMLKANHVGAESKGFPYLAECLRQEGIVKNTWHLPSGDSFYFSETGSLVNPGNPLIGRVGPCPDFDQIALVQNIRANQAGKISFSEFLASLWKAGIIRYEVDFTTRQMSYFGAFDQVYQESYPSVAIDVSSTESF; translated from the coding sequence ATGATTTCAAAAAATATTCAAAGAGCGATGCTCAAAGCAAACCATGTCGGTGCTGAATCTAAGGGCTTCCCCTATCTGGCCGAATGCTTAAGACAGGAAGGAATTGTAAAAAATACATGGCATCTTCCTTCTGGAGACAGTTTTTATTTTTCGGAAACGGGCTCACTCGTAAACCCAGGAAACCCTTTAATCGGGCGTGTTGGGCCTTGCCCAGATTTTGATCAAATTGCTCTGGTCCAAAACATTCGTGCAAACCAAGCTGGTAAAATTTCCTTCTCTGAATTCTTGGCTTCGCTTTGGAAAGCGGGTATCATCCGATATGAGGTGGATTTCACTACACGGCAGATGAGTTATTTTGGAGCATTTGACCAAGTCTATCAAGAAAGCTACCCCAGTGTTGCTATTGATGTTTCATCTACCGAATCTTTTTGA
- a CDS encoding YxeA family protein produces MKKVLVGIVALVLIVVGGGYAWYHTAYGGDSYYVHIQEDGVAKKEKDDSGQEFTRYYYTLTGYDEKGEAKEMEFTGDHNLRHDAYLRLVYNDKKGVTSWEEVQKQDVPQKALNKI; encoded by the coding sequence ATGAAAAAAGTATTAGTGGGAATTGTGGCACTTGTATTGATTGTTGTCGGTGGAGGTTATGCTTGGTATCATACAGCATATGGTGGCGACAGTTACTATGTGCATATTCAAGAAGATGGTGTTGCTAAAAAAGAAAAAGACGATTCGGGGCAAGAATTTACGAGGTACTATTATACGCTGACCGGCTATGATGAAAAGGGAGAAGCAAAAGAAATGGAATTCACTGGAGATCATAATCTTAGACACGATGCTTATTTAAGACTCGTATATAACGATAAGAAGGGGGTCACGAGCTGGGAAGAAGTCCAGAAGCAAGATGTTCCTCAAAAAGCACTGAATAAAATTTAG
- a CDS encoding YagU family protein, translated as MFSFTIPSASLQEVIFLSIWYGFISGMISGMVKIGWEAILPPRTSERNATNPPQRMLEQFGVPSSLTHAYVLYSRDQKVYWFSLILHFSFSVFFATLFIFIAQYWPCIALWQGAAYGIIIWFIWHIVLLPIMKTIPAPWKQPFAEHFSEFFGHIVWAWSIAACLYYLISKDSSGILTNI; from the coding sequence ATGTTTTCATTCACTATCCCTAGTGCTTCTCTTCAAGAAGTAATTTTTCTAAGTATCTGGTATGGCTTTATTTCAGGCATGATTTCCGGAATGGTTAAGATTGGTTGGGAAGCAATTCTACCACCGAGAACTTCTGAAAGAAATGCCACGAATCCACCCCAGCGTATGTTGGAGCAATTTGGAGTACCCTCTTCACTTACGCATGCTTATGTTTTATATTCACGTGATCAAAAAGTATATTGGTTTTCTTTAATCTTACATTTTAGTTTTTCCGTATTCTTTGCTACATTATTTATTTTTATTGCACAATATTGGCCATGCATTGCCCTTTGGCAAGGAGCTGCTTATGGAATCATCATCTGGTTCATCTGGCACATCGTTTTATTGCCTATTATGAAAACCATTCCTGCACCTTGGAAACAGCCGTTTGCTGAACACTTCTCAGAGTTCTTTGGACATATCGTTTGGGCCTGGTCGATTGCTGCCTGTCTTTATTATTTAATATCAAAAGATAGCAGTGGAATTTTAACGAACATTTAA
- a CDS encoding universal stress protein yields the protein MTDYYKNILVPVDGSEQSYKAVDEAIRIARLNHAKLHVLTVKDINKYYGAVHKGIVETPGLDQLAQDILANCKDIIREQVEYETYEIAGKPKLRIVNFAEEEDKNIDLIVIGATGTDMFDRLLVGSTTNYVINHAPCNVIVVKK from the coding sequence ATGACTGACTATTATAAAAATATTTTGGTTCCTGTGGACGGATCTGAACAATCTTACAAAGCAGTAGATGAAGCGATACGCATTGCTCGTCTCAATCATGCAAAACTACATGTTCTGACAGTAAAAGATATCAATAAATATTACGGTGCTGTTCATAAAGGTATTGTAGAAACACCAGGATTGGATCAACTTGCGCAAGATATTTTAGCAAACTGCAAAGATATTATCCGCGAACAAGTTGAATATGAAACTTATGAAATCGCAGGCAAACCGAAACTAAGAATTGTTAACTTTGCGGAAGAAGAAGATAAAAATATTGACTTAATCGTCATTGGTGCAACGGGAACAGATATGTTTGACCGCCTTTTGGTAGGCTCAACCACAAATTATGTTATTAATCACGCACCTTGCAATGTCATTGTGGTTAAAAAATAG
- a CDS encoding YxeA family protein encodes MKKILFGFLGILLILDIGFFWKSLSYTQTIYFAHVQGKVNAKTHKNTDGTLDSQYNYTVRGVSSRGDVRELHLKTDHQIHVGTYLEIHAANKKDANSWETRQEYEIPRTALNKLEE; translated from the coding sequence ATGAAAAAAATATTGTTTGGTTTTTTAGGCATACTCTTAATTTTAGATATTGGCTTTTTTTGGAAAAGTCTTAGCTATACACAAACGATTTACTTTGCCCATGTGCAAGGGAAGGTAAATGCGAAAACACATAAGAATACGGATGGGACTTTAGACAGTCAATATAATTATACGGTAAGGGGAGTCAGTTCTAGAGGAGATGTTCGAGAGCTTCATCTTAAAACAGATCATCAAATCCATGTGGGAACTTATCTGGAAATTCATGCGGCCAATAAAAAGGATGCAAACAGCTGGGAAACAAGGCAAGAGTATGAAATCCCTCGAACAGCACTAAATAAGCTTGAGGAATAG
- a CDS encoding sugar transferase gives MRKYITNLYGQSEQSTAMTAQHMITKLAQDEGFKEISISAYSVSEDTAEEKEKRIFGMLSSVTQGDLAIAQMPSWNGIAFDEVFLKILRERVDKLVVFIHDFVPLMFQNNDYLFERYLEAYNLADLVILPSERMEKKLRERGLTSPVKIQGIWDHLVGIENLRQPKFQRKLKFAGNITRFPFVKEWSSDLPLEVFSSGEVNAKGFLRMKGWQHDDQLLRELNKGGFGLVWSENIENQFEREYSEMNASFKFSTYLAAGLPIIVNQGLAKQNFVEEQEIGLVASNLEEAIDYVKYMSSAEYMRLSTNVQRVGALVKEGFFTKQLLMEIQNYLFLEKGKENDHL, from the coding sequence ATGAGAAAGTATATAACAAATTTATATGGACAAAGTGAACAAAGCACGGCTATGACCGCGCAACATATGATTACCAAGCTTGCACAAGATGAAGGTTTTAAAGAAATCAGTATTTCTGCTTATTCGGTGAGCGAAGATACAGCAGAGGAAAAAGAAAAAAGAATCTTTGGTATGCTGTCATCTGTTACGCAAGGCGATTTGGCCATTGCTCAAATGCCATCTTGGAATGGCATCGCATTTGATGAAGTTTTTTTGAAAATACTCCGTGAAAGGGTAGATAAACTGGTGGTATTTATCCATGACTTTGTGCCTCTTATGTTTCAAAATAATGATTATTTATTTGAGAGATACCTAGAGGCTTACAATTTAGCAGACTTAGTAATATTGCCATCCGAACGAATGGAGAAAAAACTACGAGAACGTGGTTTGACAAGTCCTGTGAAAATACAAGGTATCTGGGATCATTTGGTAGGAATTGAAAATTTGAGACAACCAAAATTTCAACGCAAATTGAAATTCGCTGGAAATATTACGCGTTTTCCTTTTGTGAAAGAATGGAGCAGTGATTTACCATTGGAAGTTTTTAGCAGTGGTGAGGTGAATGCAAAAGGTTTTTTAAGGATGAAAGGTTGGCAACATGATGATCAACTTTTACGTGAACTTAATAAAGGCGGTTTTGGCTTAGTCTGGAGCGAAAATATTGAAAATCAATTTGAAAGAGAATACTCAGAAATGAATGCTTCTTTTAAATTTAGCACCTATCTTGCTGCAGGCTTACCAATTATTGTTAATCAAGGCTTAGCAAAGCAAAACTTTGTGGAAGAACAAGAGATTGGTTTAGTGGCAAGTAATCTTGAAGAGGCAATAGACTATGTGAAATACATGTCTTCTGCAGAGTATATGCGACTCAGTACCAACGTGCAACGTGTTGGCGCACTGGTGAAGGAAGGTTTTTTCACCAAGCAGTTGCTTATGGAGATACAAAATTACTTATTTTTAGAAAAGGGAAAAGAAAATGACCATTTATAA
- a CDS encoding lipoprotein BA_5634 family protein, producing the protein MTKKLWIIPALILFIAGGYFAVSKVISLFHQPVHGIILYSSDKKELEQSLKDNQSYIKNNITVEGKYITETDTLVLDAASAEKLIQAKAVNTVSKKGDEFNFKHVTSLPKTPALWTADTQVNTIEDEKGQRFTAATTEYVVLGESSMTKKTLVLDKEAFKKFQAPAKYVSMIEEKRDAAHALTEYKADKAQIFNFKQK; encoded by the coding sequence TTGACAAAGAAACTTTGGATTATTCCAGCACTCATCTTGTTTATCGCAGGAGGCTACTTTGCCGTTAGTAAAGTTATCTCTTTATTCCACCAGCCTGTTCATGGCATCATTCTTTATAGTTCTGACAAAAAAGAGCTCGAACAAAGCTTAAAAGACAACCAATCTTACATAAAAAACAACATCACTGTGGAAGGAAAATATATCACTGAAACGGATACTTTAGTATTAGATGCTGCTTCTGCTGAGAAATTGATTCAAGCAAAAGCTGTCAACACAGTAAGCAAAAAGGGAGACGAATTTAACTTTAAACATGTTACCTCACTTCCGAAAACTCCTGCTTTATGGACAGCTGATACACAAGTAAACACTATCGAAGATGAAAAAGGGCAACGTTTTACTGCTGCAACAACGGAATATGTTGTCTTAGGTGAATCAAGCATGACGAAAAAAACACTTGTTCTTGACAAAGAAGCCTTCAAAAAGTTCCAAGCTCCTGCCAAATATGTCAGCATGATTGAAGAAAAAAGAGATGCTGCACATGCTTTAACAGAGTACAAAGCCGATAAAGCACAAATTTTTAATTTTAAACAAAAATAA